ATGTTAAACAAGTATCTGCCGGAGAAAAAATTGGGTATGGTGCGACATATACTGCTGAAAAGGAAGAATGGATTGGTACACTTCCCATTGGTTATGCGGATGGATTGATTCGTAAATTCCAAGGTTATAAGGTGATTATTGATGGAGAATATGCTGAAATAGTGGGACGAGTGTGTATGGATCAATGTATGATTCGTTTGTCAAAAAGATACGCTGTTGGGACACCGGTGACTATTTTTGGAAAAAATGGTGAGCTAGAAAACACATTAGATGACGCTGCTGAATTTATTGACACGATTAATTATGAAATCGTGTGTGGCTTAACGGATCGATTGCCACGTTATTATCTAAATGAAAGGATAAACAATTAGATGATTACGGCGTATTTAAATATTTTAGTGGTATTTGCGATGATCTTTTTAGGCTATATGCTGACTAAAAAACAATGGTTTGATAATCATATCGCCAATGTATTTTCAAAATTAGTGTTAAATATCACGTTGCCTTTAAGTATGTTTTTAAATATGACCCAAAAATTTACTCGAGCAGAATTTTTAGAACTATTCACAGGATTAGCATTACCATTTGTCTCGATTATTGTGACGTTTTTGATTAGTATGGTGTATTCTCGTATTACGCGTGTACCAGATACGCGTAAGGGATCGTTTCGTACCATGTTTACGGCGGCTAATACTATTTTCATGGGATTACCTGTCAATATGGCTATTTTTGGTGAAAAAGCCATTCCTTATGCATTGCTTTACTATATTTGTAATACCACGTTTTTCTTTACAGTTGGTATTATGTTGATTAGTCGAGATAACCCAGATAACCATTTAGAAAAAGCCAATTTTAGTTTTGAAAAATTATTGAAGCAATTATTGTCACCGGCTATTTTAGGGTTTTTTGTTGGAATTTTATGGATGTTGACTGATATGGCCGTGCCAAAACCGATGATTGATTTTTCTTCTTATGTTGGTGGGATGACAACCGCTCTGTCTCTTTTTGTGATTGGCATTATCATTTATCAAACAGGATTTAAAAATTTAAAAATGGATAAAGATGTCGCGGGTGTGATGCTTGGTCGCTATATTATTTCACCGCTTGTGGTATATGGGTTATCTTTTATTATTCCTGTACCTAGTTTGATGTTAAAAGTCTTTATTTTACAATCTGCCATGCCAGTTCAAAATGCGTTACCCATTTTAGCAAAAGGTTACGGAGCAGATGCAGAATTTGCGACAACATCATTAACTTATTCCATCATTTTATATACTGCCTTTATATTCGTCATTTTAACATTATTTTTTTAGTTGAAACTGTGCTATAATGCCAAAGGAACGTAAAGGAAGGTGAATACAATGACAAAATTTAACCAATTCGGATTAAACGA
This genomic stretch from Vagococcus sp. CY52-2 harbors:
- a CDS encoding AEC family transporter, which produces MITAYLNILVVFAMIFLGYMLTKKQWFDNHIANVFSKLVLNITLPLSMFLNMTQKFTRAEFLELFTGLALPFVSIIVTFLISMVYSRITRVPDTRKGSFRTMFTAANTIFMGLPVNMAIFGEKAIPYALLYYICNTTFFFTVGIMLISRDNPDNHLEKANFSFEKLLKQLLSPAILGFFVGILWMLTDMAVPKPMIDFSSYVGGMTTALSLFVIGIIIYQTGFKNLKMDKDVAGVMLGRYIISPLVVYGLSFIIPVPSLMLKVFILQSAMPVQNALPILAKGYGADAEFATTSLTYSIILYTAFIFVILTLFF